The proteins below come from a single Streptomyces sp. B3I8 genomic window:
- a CDS encoding SDR family NAD(P)-dependent oxidoreductase, with translation MHTCTNALLPALREAGAGSAIVNISSGSAILPGPPMAHHAAAKAALDNYGKALAAGLAPAGIRVTVIMPGNVLTPGADEVRQSFDDAMGVELAAVTADIPPGAPETLATSPKPSPTSSRTERSGSPGQA, from the coding sequence CTGCACACCTGCACCAACGCGCTGCTGCCGGCACTGCGCGAGGCCGGGGCGGGCAGCGCGATCGTCAACATCTCCTCCGGCTCGGCGATCCTGCCAGGCCCGCCCATGGCTCACCACGCCGCGGCCAAGGCCGCACTCGACAACTACGGCAAGGCGCTCGCCGCCGGGCTCGCGCCCGCCGGGATCCGCGTCACCGTGATCATGCCCGGCAATGTGCTCACTCCGGGCGCCGACGAGGTCCGCCAGAGCTTCGACGACGCGATGGGCGTCGAACTCGCCGCGGTCACCGCGGACATCCCGCCGGGAGCCCCGGAGACCCTCGCGACATCGCCGAAGCCGTCGCCCACCTCGTCCCGGACCGAGCGCAGTGGATCACCGGGGCAAGCCTGA
- a CDS encoding amidase, giving the protein MSSPTSSTTRRSVLALGAAAAATPWRGRNAASASAPPLPDTTPGELDELSVAGLHRRMSDGQLDAERITRYYLDRIRHVDPLLHAVIEVNPDALREARRLDALRGTRGPLHGMPVLLKDLVETADRMHTTAGSLALVGLRPTADATVAARLREAGAVILGKTNLSEWAGGMSLVHHAGWSARGGQTRNPYKLDRSPNESSSGTGAAVAANLAVAGIGTETNGSILDPSSANCLVGLKPTVGLVGRGGVIPGVPSQDSVGPMARTVRDTAVMLGVLAGPDARDPATRAGRGHWHRDYTRFLDADGLRGARIGVPRTVYFGYDWHADEIAERAIADLSRAGATVIDPADIPTAERLEDLPSSMVVQAYEVKKALNGYLAAAPGRHPRSLPELIEFNREHAGRELRYVQQDGLEFVEELDFGDREYREALDTNHRLSRAEGIDSVLREHRLDALVMPTSGPPAKIDLIRGDAHSGGSSTPAALAGYPAVSVPAGFAFGLPVGLTFMGTAWSEPTLLRLAYAYEQATRARRPPAYRGPDVGF; this is encoded by the coding sequence ATGAGTTCTCCCACTTCGTCTACCACTCGCCGCAGCGTGCTCGCGCTCGGCGCGGCCGCCGCTGCGACGCCCTGGCGGGGCAGGAACGCAGCTTCGGCTTCCGCTCCGCCGCTGCCCGACACCACCCCCGGTGAACTGGACGAGCTAAGCGTCGCCGGGCTGCACCGCCGGATGTCCGACGGGCAACTCGATGCCGAGCGGATCACCCGCTACTACCTCGACCGCATCCGACATGTCGATCCGCTCCTGCACGCGGTGATCGAGGTCAATCCCGATGCTCTGCGCGAGGCACGGCGCCTGGACGCCCTGCGGGGGACTCGCGGGCCACTGCACGGCATGCCCGTGTTATTGAAGGACCTTGTGGAAACCGCGGACCGCATGCACACCACGGCTGGTTCGCTCGCACTGGTGGGTCTGCGGCCGACCGCTGACGCCACCGTCGCCGCCCGCCTGCGCGAGGCCGGGGCCGTCATCCTCGGCAAGACCAACCTCAGTGAATGGGCGGGCGGCATGTCCCTCGTTCATCACGCCGGGTGGAGCGCCAGGGGCGGTCAGACCAGGAACCCCTACAAACTCGACCGCTCCCCGAACGAGTCCAGCTCCGGCACGGGCGCCGCCGTGGCGGCCAACCTGGCCGTTGCGGGCATCGGCACCGAGACCAACGGCTCGATCCTCGACCCCTCCTCCGCGAACTGCCTGGTCGGGTTGAAGCCGACGGTCGGGCTGGTCGGGCGAGGTGGGGTCATCCCCGGCGTGCCGAGTCAGGACAGCGTGGGGCCGATGGCACGGACGGTCCGCGACACGGCGGTCATGCTGGGCGTGCTGGCGGGCCCCGACGCACGCGACCCGGCGACCCGGGCCGGCCGCGGTCACTGGCACCGCGACTACACCCGCTTCCTGGATGCCGACGGCCTGCGCGGCGCCCGAATCGGAGTACCACGCACCGTGTACTTCGGCTACGACTGGCACGCCGACGAGATCGCTGAGCGGGCGATCGCGGATTTGAGCAGGGCGGGGGCGACGGTCATCGACCCGGCGGACATCCCCACGGCCGAACGCCTCGAGGATCTGCCGAGTTCGATGGTGGTTCAGGCTTACGAGGTCAAGAAGGCGCTGAACGGATACCTGGCCGCTGCGCCGGGTCGGCACCCGCGCAGCCTGCCTGAGTTGATCGAGTTCAACCGCGAACACGCTGGTCGGGAGCTGCGATATGTACAGCAGGACGGCCTGGAGTTCGTCGAGGAGCTGGATTTCGGTGACCGTGAGTACCGCGAGGCTCTCGACACCAACCACCGCCTGTCCCGGGCCGAGGGCATCGACTCCGTGCTGCGTGAGCACCGCCTGGACGCCCTGGTCATGCCGACCTCGGGTCCCCCGGCCAAGATCGACCTCATTCGCGGTGACGCCCACAGCGGAGGCTCCTCCACCCCGGCGGCCCTCGCCGGCTACCCGGCCGTCAGTGTCCCGGCCGGCTTCGCCTTCGGCCTGCCGGTCGGCCTGACCTTCATGGGCACGGCCTGGAGCGAACCGACGCTTCTGCGACTGGCCTACGCGTATGAACAGGCCACCCGGGCACGGCGACCGCCGGCCTACCGGGGGCCCGACGTCGGGTTCTGA
- a CDS encoding TnsA-like heteromeric transposase endonuclease subunit, translated as MCQGGVRAHAPQLMLRLADGQGVLADCAGREELSGRQRSLAAVVGEICTAVGWRYWVLGPVDPVYRRNVAWLAGYRHPRRHGGRLPAAALQEAFAEPAPLWEGVRGVGDPLVVFPVLFHALWVGWLAADLGAAMHERMPVCAQAAGWGRAAGCRAGRWWSWGARCGSGGGGASRAVRPKSGPVRSGERAICGAAARSRPGCSSTRVVRMPCCRECTRLEPGGSPSALRGPHP; from the coding sequence ATGTGCCAAGGCGGGGTGCGGGCGCATGCTCCTCAGCTGATGCTCCGGCTGGCCGATGGCCAGGGGGTGCTCGCCGACTGCGCGGGGAGAGAAGAGTTGTCGGGGCGTCAGCGGTCTCTTGCTGCAGTGGTCGGAGAGATCTGTACGGCGGTGGGCTGGCGGTACTGGGTGCTTGGGCCTGTTGACCCGGTCTATCGGCGCAATGTGGCCTGGCTGGCCGGATACCGGCACCCGCGGCGCCACGGTGGTCGGTTGCCGGCTGCCGCGCTGCAGGAGGCGTTCGCCGAGCCCGCGCCGCTGTGGGAGGGCGTACGCGGGGTCGGGGATCCGCTGGTCGTGTTTCCCGTGCTGTTCCATGCGCTGTGGGTGGGGTGGCTGGCGGCGGACCTGGGGGCGGCGATGCATGAGCGGATGCCGGTGTGTGCGCAGGCTGCGGGGTGGGGGCGGGCAGCGGGATGCCGGGCAGGCCGGTGGTGGAGCTGGGGTGCCAGGTGCGGTTCGGGGGGCGGGGGGGCTTCCCGGGCGGTCCGCCCGAAGAGTGGGCCTGTGCGATCTGGCGAACGAGCAATCTGCGGAGCAGCAGCACGTTCGCGACCGGGTTGTTCCTCAACTCGGGTTGTCCGCATGCCGTGTTGTAGGGAGTGCACCCGGCTGGAACCGGGTGGCAGCCCCAGCGCGCTGCGCGGCCCACACCCCTAG